CACGAGATCATCGCCTTCGAAGGCGCCTTCCACGGACGCACGCTCTTCACGGTGACGGCGACGGGCACGCCCGCCTACTGGGAAGGTTTCGGCCCGATGGTCCCGGGCGTCCATCATGCGACCTTCGGCGACCTCGACTCCGTCCGGGCGCTCCTCTCCGAGAAGACCGCCGCGATCCTCGTGGAGCCGATCCAGGGCGAGGGCGGAATCCGGACCGCACCGCCCGGCTTCCTGCAGGGCCTGCGGGACCTGGCCGACGAGAACGGCTGCCTGCTGATGTTCGACGAGGTGCAGGTGGGCATGGGACGGACGGGGACACTCTTCGCCCACGAGCAGGAAGGGGTCACGCCCGACGTGATGACCCTCGCCAAGGCGCTCGGCGGCGGAATCCCGATCGGTGCGATGGCGACCACGCGCACGCTCTCGAAGGCGCTCGTGCCCGGCACGCACGCGTCGACCTTCGGCGGCAACCCGCTCGCCTGCGCGGTGGCCTGCGCCGTCTTCGACGAGCTCTTCGGAGGCGTACTCGACCACGCGAAGGCGATGGGCGAGCGCCTCGGCGACGGCCTCGCCGAGATCGCCGCGGCCGCCGGCCCCGAGAAGGTCCTCGAGGCGCGTGGACGTGGCCTGCTCCGTGGCCTCGCCATGAAGGAGGCGCCCGGCGCGATCATCGACGCCTGCCGCGAACGCGGCGTCCTCGTCATCTCCGCGGGCGGAAACGTGCTCCGACTCGCGCCGCCGCTCACGATCGCGGCCGACGAGCTGGACCACGGGCTCCGCGTCCTGCGCGACGTCCTGCTCGAGCTCGCCTAGCGTTCGCTCGCGGCCAATGTGACCGAGGGACGCGCACGATCGGCGCGGATCGCGGGGCTCTCCGCTTCGCGGTTTCAGTCCCACCTTTCACGACGCATGAGCGCGTAGACCGCGGCGCCGACGACGACCGTGCCGAGGCCGACCGCCGCCTCCCGTGGCTCGCGCATCACGAGGAAGGCGCTGCTGCCGAGGGTCGCGCCGATGAAGACGAGCGGAACCAGAGGCGCCCCCCAGACGGGCGGGCCCTCGAGCCGCCGGACCGCCGGAAGGAAGAGCGTCGCCACCGTCGCCGCGGCGGAGAGCCCCAGCATGAAGCCGGCATAGTCGAGGAGCGCACGCAGGTCGGCAACGAAGTAGGCCAACACCGACAGGGCGACCTGGAGCGCGATCGCCGCGCGCGGACTCTCGTCGCCTCCGGCGAGGGCCGATGGAAGCAGACCGTCGGACGCCATCTGCGCGTAGACGCGGGGGCCCACCATGACCATCGCCGAGATGGACGTGAAGAGACCGAGGGCGACGATCCCGGCCAGCGCGGTTCGCGCCCATGCGCCCCCGATCGCCTCCGCCGCGACGGCGCCCACGTCGGCGCGCCCGGCCAGAGCCTCGACCGGCGCCGCCAGCACGAAGACGGCGTTGAGCGCCACGTAGAAGAGCGAGACGGCGACCGTCCCGAGGACGAGCGCGCGCGGAAGGGTCCAGGTCGGTCGGTCGAGCTCGCCGGCCACGTAGACGGCGGCGTTCCAGCCGGAGTAGGCGAAGGAGATCCACACGAGGGTCACGGCGAAGGCCGGGAGCTGGAACGGCGGCGGCGACGCAGTCGAGGCGACGGTGCCCGACTCCGGACGCGCGACGGCGAGAGCGCCCAGGACGAGAAAGAGCACGATCGCGACGAGCTTCGCCGCGACCGCGCCACTCTGGAGCCGAAGGCCGCCGGCGCGACTCGCCGCATGGAGGAGCCCGCAGGCGAGGATCGCCAGGGCGCCGAGCCCGGCGGGCAGTCCCTCGAGCCCCAGCGCCGCCGCCAGATAGGCTTCGAGGCCGTGGGCGGCGACGGCGATCGGCGCCGTGAACCCCGCGAAGAGCGAGACCCAACCGGCCAGGAAGCCGAGCAGGGGATGAACCGCGCGAGAGAGGAAGAGATACTCGCCGCCGTTCCCCGGTAGGCGCGCCGCGATCCCCGCATACGAGAGCGCGCCGCAGAGCGCGATCGCGCCCCCGACCACCCAGGCGACGATCACCTGCGTCGGCGACCCGAGGTCCGCGAGCGCGAAGCCCGAAGTCGTGAAGGCGCCGACACCGATCATGTTGCCCGCGACGAGGAGCGCCGCGGCGCGGAGGCCGATGCCGCCGGATCGTTCTCGGCTCATGCCAGGAGTCCGCGCACGGCGAAGTCGATCGCGTTGGCGCGAGCGAGCCCTTCGTCGTAGGTCTCCGGCGCGCGATCCCAGTGGATGTGAACCGCCCAGGTCGTACAGATCTCGATCACCATCCGCGCGGCCAGACGCACGTCCTCGAAGGTCCGGAAATCGCCGGACCGGGCGCGGGCCTCGAGGTAGGCGAGGATCCGGGTCCGCACGTCCTCGCGGCCGTGGGTCTGCCAGAGCCCCTGGATTTCGGGGTGGTCCATGCAGCGGTCGAGAAGCTTGATCCCGAAGCGCTTCGCGTACATCAGGTCGAAGAGCTCGCCGACGATCGCGCGCGCTTCCGCCGCGGCGTCGTCGACGCCGCGCATCGCCATGGCCGCTTCGAGCCGCGGCAGCCGCACCTCCTGCCCGATCGCCTCGGTGACGCGTCGGGCGATCTCTCCCGGCGCCGGCGCCGGAAGCGGGAGCGGCTCCGGAAGCGCGATCGGCTTCGTCGCATCGGCGGAGGCCAGACACAGCAGGAAGAGCGCATCCTTGCTCTCCACGTATCCGTAGAGCGTTCCCTTGGCGACACCCACGGCGTTCGCCACGTCCGCCATCTGGGTCCGGCGATAGCCAGCCTCGATGAAGACCTGCGTCGCGCCGCGCACGAGGTCGTCGAAGCGATCTTCGGGGATCCGCCGCGCCACCTAACGCCCCGACGCGACGCCGGCAACCGACGACTCGTGCGGGACGAAGACCTGGAAGCTCTGGGAGGGCAGGAAGTCGAAGCTCCCGGTGCGCGTGTAGCCGGCCTCGTCCATCTCGGAGGCGATCCGCGCCGGCGCCGTCCAATGGCCGCGCGTCTGGAACCAGGAGATCGGGGCCGGCGCGTCCGGCCGGTCGTCGAGGTGCACGACACGGGCGTCGGGCGCGAGGTCGGTCCGGAGGGCGCGGAAATAGGCGACGTGGTCCTCGATGTGGTGATAGGTCAAGCAGGTGAGCGCCACGTCGATCCCTCCGTCCGGCAGCCGTGGATCCGTGTAGGCACCGTACACGACCTCGACGTTGTCGAACCCGTCGCGCGCGACCCGGGCCTCGAGCGCCTCGACGAGCTCGGCTTCGACCTCGACGGCGTAGACGCGCCCCTCCGGCCCGACGGCCTCCGAGAGCCGGGCGAGCCAGTAGCCGTCCCCCGCGCCGATCTCCGCGACCCGATCGCCGGGTCGGAGGTCGAGCGTTTCGATCACGCGATCGGGGTGTTGCCAGCCGTCGCGGCCGGACGTGAGGACCTTCCCGACGTCGACCTTCGCGAGGCCGCCGCTACAGCCGACCGAGGACAGGGCGATCGTGAGCCAGAGGATGAGGGGGATGAGCTTGAGCATGATGGGTCTCCTTCCCGAACGGGCGGGTCATATATAACCGACTCATTCGGTCATTTACAACGGCAGGGCCGCCGATCGGGGAAAGGTTTCGATGAAAGCGATGGCAAGGGACGCCACTGAATGTCGAGAGACGGACATCCAGTGTCCGGTCATGCCCGCGTCCGACCGGCAGATTCGCGCGTAAGTCCCTGGAATCATTCGAATCCGTGAACTGGCACGATCGCTGCTGTCGAGGAGGTCGGCCGCCAGAGAATCCCGACAAGCCACGCGGCCGATCCTCCGAGGAGACCCCGATGAGCCCGAACACCCGACCGTCCCGAACCGAAGACGTCCCGCTCCGTTTCGGCGAAGGCCGCATCAGCGGCCTCGCGTCGATCTTCCTGGGCGCCTGCGCCCTCGTCGCAGCGCTCTGCTTCCACTTCCCCGAGTACCTGACGACCCCGGAGCTCCGCGCCGGCTACCCCCTCGAACTCCTCCGCGACCTGCTGATGGGCGGCATGCTCCTCTCGGTCGCCTGCGGTGCGCTCTCGGTCTTCCTCTCGCGCTCGAAGCGCCTCGGGCTGACCGGGATCGGCCTCACGCTGGCCGCCCAGTGGCTCGGCGGCGCGAACATCGAGATCGAGCACACGACGGCGCCGGTCGTCAGCTTCGGCTTCGATTGGCTCGTCCTGGCGCTCCTCGCGAACACGATCGTCTTCGTGTTCATCGAGCGCGTCTGGCCCCACGATCCCGACCAGCTGACGCTGCGCAAGGAGTGGAAGCTGGACCTGCTCTACTACGCGTTCAACCACGTGATGATCAGCGTGATCCTGATCTGCACCACGTTCTTCTCCGAGGGACTCTTCGGATGGGCCGTCCACGACGGCGTCCAGGGCGCAGTGCGGAGCCTTCCCGTCCTGCTCCAGTTCGGCCTCGTGCTCTTCGTCGCGGACTTCGCGCAGTACTGGGGCCACCGCCTCATGCACGAGAACAAGTGGCTGTGGAACTTCCACGCCGTGCACCACTGCCCCGCGCGCATGGACTGGCTGTCGGGCTCGCGGATCCATTTCGCGGAGGTGCTCTTCACCCGGTCGACGGTCCTCCTCCCGATCTACCTGCTGGGCTTCTCGGAGGCGGCGATCAACGCCTACGTCGTCTGGGTCGGGATCCAGGGCGTGCTGATCCACTCGAATACGGGCCTTCGCTTCGGCTTCCTCGAGTACGTCTTCACGACGCCCCACTTCCACCACTGGCATCACGCCGCCGACTCGGAGGCGATCGACAAGAACTACGCCGCGAACCTGCCGCTCCTCGACATGCTCTTCGGCACGTACCACGCGGGCGCACAGGATCGCTGGCCCGAGACCTATGGCGTCGTCGGCAAGCCCCTGCCCCACGGCTTCGTCAGCCAGCACCTCTACCCGTTCATCGCGAAGCCGAAGCGGCAGGCGGAGGCGGTCGAAGGCGAAGGCCAGGCTGGCGCGGAAGCGGCCTAACGCCCCTTCCAGTTCGGCGCCCGCTTCTCGGCGAAGGCGAGCGGGCCTTCCACGAAGTCCTCGCTCTTCACCATGTCGCGGATCGCGGGGTACTTGTCGGCCATCGCGTCCTCGACCGAGCCGTGGCGCATCCCGTCCATCGCTGCCTGCTTGGTCGCGCGAACCGAGAGCGGCGCGCACTCGGCGATCTGATCGGCCCAGCGTCGCGCCGCCGCCATCAACTCGCCGGGCTCGACCACCTCGTTCACGAAGCCCAGGCGCTCGCCCTCCTCCGCGGAGACGCGGCGGCCGGTCAACATCATGCCCATCGCGCGCTTGAGGCCGATCTGGCGCGGGAGCCGATGGACGCCGCCGGCAAGGGCCGCGAGTCCGACCTTCGGCTCGGGAAGCGCGAAGACGGCGTTGCTCGAAGCGATGATCAGGTCGCAGGCGAGCGCGATCTCGAAGCCCCCGCCCATCGCGACGCCGTTCACCGCCGCGATCACCGGCTTCGTGTTGTCGTAGCGCCCGGTCAATCCACCGAATCCACTCGCGGGACCGGACTTCATCTCGCCGCCGGCTTCCTGGGCCTGGTACTTGAGATCGTTGCCGGCGGAGAAGGCACGATCGCCGGCGCCCGTGATGATCGCGACCCAGAGCTCCGGGTCCGCGACGAACTCGTCGAAGACCGCCCCGAGCTCCTCGTTCGCCATCCAATGGAGGGAGTTCATCCGCTCGGGCCGATTGATCGTCACCGTGAGGACGTGGCCGTCCACCTCGGTCGTGCAGAACTCGCGCGTCGTCGTCTCGGCCATCGTGCCCCTCCTCCCGGCGCGCGCCTAACGCGCGCGTCGCTTCCTGACCGCCTCGGCCAGCTCGTCGAAGATCGGCTCCGTCCGCTCCCAGCTCATGCACTTGTCCGTGATGCTCTGGCCGTAGACGAGCCCCTCGCGCCCCTGGGACTGCGAGTGCTTCTGGTTCCCGTCGAGCAGGAAGCTCTCCATCATCAGCCCGAAGAGCGCCGGGTTGCCGTCGGCGACCTGCGCGGCGAGAGCAGAAGCCACGGCGGGCTGCTTCTCGTGATCCTTGCCGCTGTTGGCGTGGCTGCAGTCGACCATGATCCGATTCGGAAGACTCGCGGCGGCGAGCAGCTTCGAGACACCTTCGATCGACTCCGCGTCGTAGTTCGGCCCGCTGGTCCCACCGCGCAGGATGACGTGGCAGTAGGGGTTGCCGTTCGTGGCGACGATCCCCGCGATGCCCTGCTTGGTCACCGAGAGGAAGTGGTGCTCGCCGGCGGCGGCGCCGATCGCGTCGATCGCCATCTGGACCGTGCCGTAGGTCCCGTTCTTGAAGCCGACAGGCATCGAGAGACCGGAGGCGAGCTCGCGGTGGACCTGGCTCTCGCTCGTCCGCGCGCCGATCGCGCCCCAGGAGACGAGGTCGGCATAGAACTGGGGCATGATCGGATCGAGGAACTCGCTGCCGGTCGGCAGCCCGAGGTCCGTCACGTCGAGCAGGAAGCGCCGCGCCGTGCGCAGACCGTTCCGGATCGAGAAGCTCCCGTCGAGCTCGGGGTCGTTGATCAGTCCCTTCCAGCCGACGGTCGTGCGCGGCTTCTCGAAATAGACGCGCATGATGATCGCGAGATCGTCCCGGTACTTCTCGCGGAGTGGCGCGAGGCGCCGGGCGTATTCGAGACCGGCCTCGGGATCGTGGATCGAGCAGGGGCCGACGATCACCACGAGGCGATCGTCCTCGCCGTCGATGACCCGCTCGATTTCGCGGCGACCGGCGAAGATGGTCTCGTTCTGGCTATCGGAGACGGGGAGATCCTCGAGCAGGATCTCCGGCGCCATCAGGGGCCGGATGTTCTGGATCCGGACGTCATCGATCTCGTGCAAAACCATTTGGGTCGGGTCCTCGCTCTCCGGCCTGCGCTCTGCCCGATCTGGGGAGCGCGGCCTCAAGGTCGCGTCGGAGGCTGGGAAGGCGTCCGAATCGGCCTCGTTCGGAGATCCGGGGCACCCCTCTCCGGCGCCCGGACGAGGTTGTATACCGGGACGCCGGGGTCCGGACAACCCCGGCCCCGGCGCCAACCCCGCGAGATCACGTGATTTTTCGGTGGCCCCGGCGCGCCCGGCTCAGCCGCCGTCGTCCTCCGCGGCGCGGTAGGCAGACCAGATGCAGAACGCGTGCACCACGAAGCCAGGCACGAAGAAGAGCCAGTAGGCGATCGCCGTCCCCACGAACCATCCGAGCGACGCGGTCAGGCGCCCGGCGTAGAGATGGCCGAGCCCGGGCCAGAAGAACGAGAGCACCGCCGCGATCCCCGGGCTCGGCAGGCGCCGCACGCGCACCTCCCCCGGCCCGTCGAGCCGTCGCTCCAGGTCCTCGAGCTCCTCGCGCAGGCTGAAGCCCCGTCGTCGATCCGCTGTTCCGTCCACGATCCGCCCTCCTCGGGCGCGCCGCGTTCGCGGCCGTCGTCCCCGATAGAGCAAGGGGCGTGCCGAGCACGAGCACCGCCTGCATCCGCCCGCCTGCGGGAAGTGTCGCGATCGCGCGACACCCGCCGCGCTGCAGTGCAGTCGATGAGCTGCAGTGTCGGAGCGCGGCGACGCCGGCGATCAGCGCACCTCGCCGAGCACGTCGGCGAGGATCCCGACACCCTCCCGAATCGACTCGGGCGAGAGACGCGCGAACCCCATCACGAGCTCGAGGTCGGCGCCCGGGTCGGGCTTCAGGTAGCTCGGCGCCGCCGGATAGACCCCCACGCCCCGCGCCGAAGCGCGCTCGACGATGGCCCGGAGCCGCGCCGCCGGAATCCCCGGAAAGCGAACCAGCAGATGGAGCCCCGCCCCGCTGTCGTCGAAGCGCGCGGCACCGTCGCCGAAGGCCGCCCCCAGTGCTTCGACCAGCACCTCCCGACTCGTCCCGTAGAGCGTGCGCGCCCGGCGAAGGTGACGTTCGAAGTCACCGCTCTCGAGAAAGCGCGCAAGGGCGTGCTGCTCGAAGCTCGGGGTCGACCAATCGGCCAGCCACTTCGCATTGCGGAAGACGTTTCGAAGGGCCGGCGGGACCACCAGATACGCGATCCGCATCGAGGGCAGGAGCGTCTTCGAGAACGTCCCGACGTAGAGGACGCGACCGCCCTCGTCGAGGCTCTTGAGCGACGGGATCGCGCGACCCTTGTACCGGAATTCCGAGTCGTAGTCGTCCTCGACCACGTAGGCGTCGTTCGCGCCCGCCCAATCGAGCAGGGCCTGTCGCCGACGCAGGGAGAGCACGACGCCCGTTGGGTACTGGTGGGAGGGCGTCACGTACGCGAGCCGGGCCTGCGCGAGCGCCTCCCGATCGACGCGGCCGAGATCGAGCCCTTCCCGGTCGACGGGCGCGCCGACGATCTCGGCCCCCGCTGCCTCGAAGTGGCGGCGCGCGCCGAGATAGTGCGGATCCTCGAGGAGGACCGCGTCGCCCGGGTCGACGAAGAGCCTCGTCGCGAGGTCCAGGGCCTGGGCGACGCCGCCGACCACGACGAGTTCGTCGGGCTCGCAGTACACGGCGCGTGCGCGGGCCAGGTAGCCGGCGATCGCTTCGCGCAGCTCGGGCACGCCGCTCGGATCCGCGTAGTCGAACGCGAGCGGAGGCGCGTAGTGGGCCGTGCGCGCGAGATGTCTCCGCCACGCTTCGTACGAGAGCCGTTCGAGGTCCGGGACACAGGGACGGAAGTCGATCGCGAGGTCGGTCTGCGCCTCGAGCAGGTCGTAGGGCGTGCGCGGAGAGCGCTCGGCGAGGCGCTGTCCGTAGCGCGAGAGTCGAACCGGCGGGTGCGCAGGTCTCGACGGCTCGCCCTTCCGGTCGCCGCTCGTCTGGCGGCCAGCGTGCCCCTCCGGATCGAGCTGCGGCGCGACGAAGGTGCCCGCGCCGACCCGGGAGACGACGTAGCCCTCCGCCTGGAGCGGCTCGAAGGCGGACACGACGGTGTTCCGGGAGACGCCGAGCTCCTCGGCGAGGGCGCGGGTGGTCGGCAGACGCGTGCCGGCGGCGACGCGGCCGGACAGGATCGCGTCCCGGATCGAGCGGTAGATCTGGTCGTAGAGCGCGCCTTGTCCGTCGAGGGGCAGGTCGCGGAGGAGCGTCGCGCGCTCTCGGAGGGCCGGTCGCGGAGGGAGGACACTGACCATGATTGGATCCTCGATCTTGGTACGAATTGGACTCAGTGACAGTACCAAATGGATCTATCCTCGCTCCCGTCCAGCGAGACCCGCCCGAACGAGGAGATCCCCGCCCATGGCTGCCGCCGACCCGTCGATCGTCCACCGCATCTGCACGCTCTGCGAAGCCACCTGCGGCCTCCGGGTCCACACGGCCGCGGACGACGGCGGCGGGCGCCGCGTCACCCGGGTCGAAGGCGACCCCGACGACGCCTTCTCGAAGGGCCACATCTGTCCCAAGGCCCACGCGCTGATCGAGCTCCAGGCGGATCCCGACCGACTGCGAACGCCCGTCCGCAAGACGGCGAAGGGCTTCGAGCCGATCGGCTGGGACGAGGCCCTCGACCTCGCCGCCGAGAAGCTCGGGGCGATCCGGGCCGAGGCGGGGGCCGACGCGATCGCGCTCTACCGCGGCAACCCCACGACCCACGACGCGCAATCGCTGCTCTACTGGAACGTCCTCCAGACGGCGCTTCCCACGCGCAGCCAGTTCTCCGCCGGCTCCGTCGACACCTGGCCCCGCTGGGTCCAGGCCGGGCTCATGTACGGCGGCTTCCTGAACACGCCGGTCCCGGATCTCGCCCGCTGCGACTACCTGCTCATGCTCGGCGCGAACCCGCTCGCGTCGAACGGCAGCCTGATGACGGCCCCCGGAATCAAGAAGCGGCTCGAGGCGATCCGCGCGCGCGGCGGGCGCTTGGTGGTCGTCGATCCGCGCCGGACGGAGACCGCGGCGATCGCCGACGAGCACCTCTTCGTCCGCCCCGGCGGCGACGCAGCGCTCGTCCTGGCGATGGTCCAGGTCGTCGTCGAGGAGGAGCGCGTCGACCTCGGACGCGCGGAAGGGCTCGTCGAGGGACTCGATCGCGCCCTGACGGCGATCCGCCCCTATACACCGGAACGCGTCACCGAGGCCTGCGGCGTCGCGCCCGAGACGATCCGCCGGATCGCGCGAGAGGTCGCCGAGGCGGACCGAGCCGTCGTCTACGGCCGGATGGGCACGAGCGTCCAGACCTTCGGCACCCTCGCCCACTGGGCGATCGACCTGCTCAACATCCTGACCGGCAACCTCGATCGCGAAGGCGGCGTGCTCTTTCCCCTGCCGGCGGCGAGCCTCGCATTCGCGGGCCCCTCGAAGGCATCCGGCTTCGAGGTCGGCCGCGCGAAGAGCCCCGTCTCCGGCTACGACGAGGTGCTGGGCGAGTGGCCGATGGCCGCCTTCGCCGAGGAGATCGAGAGCGACCGGGAAGACCGGATCCGCGCCCTCGCGATCATCGCCGGCAACCCCGTCGCCTCGGCCCCCAACGCGGAACGCGTGGATGCGGCCCTCGAGCGTCTCGAGTTCATGGTCGCCTTCGACTACTACGTGAACGAGACGACGCGGCACGCCGACCTGATCCTGCCGCCCACGGCGCCGCTCTCCCACGCGACCTACGACGTGGCGCTCCTCCACTTCGCGGTCGAGAACGTCGCCAAGTGGTCGCCGGCGGCGGTCCCCCCGGAAGAAGGCGAGCAGGAGGTGTGGCGGACGCTGCTGGGACTGTCGAAGCGATTGATGGGGCTGGGCGGGATGGCCGACGACGAGGTGGACGCGATCGTGGTCGCCCAGCTCGCGGGCCGCGTCCTCGCAGGCAGCCGATTCGCCGGCGAGATCGAGGTCGAAGAGATCGTCTCAGGCCTCGGCGACACCCCCGGGCCACGCCGCTTGATCGATCTCCTGCTCCGGCTCGGTGCCTACGGGGACGGCTTCGGGCGCGTGCCGGACGGGCTGTCGGTGGATCGACTCGAGGCGGCCCCCCACGGACTCTCGCTCGGGACGCCGGCGCCGCGATTGCCGGAGGCCCTCGAAACGAAGAGCGGGCGGATCGATCTCGCTCCCGATCGCATCCTCGGCGACCTGCCCCGGCTCGAACGCTTCGTCGACGCCGGCCCGGACCCCCGGCTCAGCCTGATCGGGCGGCGCGACATCCGCTCGATGAACTCCTGGCTCCACAACCTGCCCAGCATGGTCAAGGGGCGCGAACGCTGCACGCTCCAGGTCGCCCCACCGGACGCGGAG
The genomic region above belongs to bacterium and contains:
- a CDS encoding TetR/AcrR family transcriptional regulator, with the translated sequence MARRIPEDRFDDLVRGATQVFIEAGYRRTQMADVANAVGVAKGTLYGYVESKDALFLLCLASADATKPIALPEPLPLPAPAPGEIARRVTEAIGQEVRLPRLEAAMAMRGVDDAAAEARAIVGELFDLMYAKRFGIKLLDRCMDHPEIQGLWQTHGREDVRTRILAYLEARARSGDFRTFEDVRLAARMVIEICTTWAVHIHWDRAPETYDEGLARANAIDFAVRGLLA
- a CDS encoding methyltransferase domain-containing protein produces the protein MLKLIPLILWLTIALSSVGCSGGLAKVDVGKVLTSGRDGWQHPDRVIETLDLRPGDRVAEIGAGDGYWLARLSEAVGPEGRVYAVEVEAELVEALEARVARDGFDNVEVVYGAYTDPRLPDGGIDVALTCLTYHHIEDHVAYFRALRTDLAPDARVVHLDDRPDAPAPISWFQTRGHWTAPARIASEMDEAGYTRTGSFDFLPSQSFQVFVPHESSVAGVASGR
- a CDS encoding PLP-dependent aminotransferase family protein is translated as MVSVLPPRPALRERATLLRDLPLDGQGALYDQIYRSIRDAILSGRVAAGTRLPTTRALAEELGVSRNTVVSAFEPLQAEGYVVSRVGAGTFVAPQLDPEGHAGRQTSGDRKGEPSRPAHPPVRLSRYGQRLAERSPRTPYDLLEAQTDLAIDFRPCVPDLERLSYEAWRRHLARTAHYAPPLAFDYADPSGVPELREAIAGYLARARAVYCEPDELVVVGGVAQALDLATRLFVDPGDAVLLEDPHYLGARRHFEAAGAEIVGAPVDREGLDLGRVDREALAQARLAYVTPSHQYPTGVVLSLRRRQALLDWAGANDAYVVEDDYDSEFRYKGRAIPSLKSLDEGGRVLYVGTFSKTLLPSMRIAYLVVPPALRNVFRNAKWLADWSTPSFEQHALARFLESGDFERHLRRARTLYGTSREVLVEALGAAFGDGAARFDDSGAGLHLLVRFPGIPAARLRAIVERASARGVGVYPAAPSYLKPDPGADLELVMGFARLSPESIREGVGILADVLGEVR
- a CDS encoding molybdopterin-dependent oxidoreductase, with the translated sequence MAAADPSIVHRICTLCEATCGLRVHTAADDGGGRRVTRVEGDPDDAFSKGHICPKAHALIELQADPDRLRTPVRKTAKGFEPIGWDEALDLAAEKLGAIRAEAGADAIALYRGNPTTHDAQSLLYWNVLQTALPTRSQFSAGSVDTWPRWVQAGLMYGGFLNTPVPDLARCDYLLMLGANPLASNGSLMTAPGIKKRLEAIRARGGRLVVVDPRRTETAAIADEHLFVRPGGDAALVLAMVQVVVEEERVDLGRAEGLVEGLDRALTAIRPYTPERVTEACGVAPETIRRIAREVAEADRAVVYGRMGTSVQTFGTLAHWAIDLLNILTGNLDREGGVLFPLPAASLAFAGPSKASGFEVGRAKSPVSGYDEVLGEWPMAAFAEEIESDREDRIRALAIIAGNPVASAPNAERVDAALERLEFMVAFDYYVNETTRHADLILPPTAPLSHATYDVALLHFAVENVAKWSPAAVPPEEGEQEVWRTLLGLSKRLMGLGGMADDEVDAIVVAQLAGRVLAGSRFAGEIEVEEIVSGLGDTPGPRRLIDLLLRLGAYGDGFGRVPDGLSVDRLEAAPHGLSLGTPAPRLPEALETKSGRIDLAPDRILGDLPRLERFVDAGPDPRLSLIGRRDIRSMNSWLHNLPSMVKGRERCTLQVAPPDAERLGLSTGDRAELKGRVGAIVVPVEVTDAMAEGVVSLPHGWGHDLPGVRLSVATARPGANANRVVDDAEIDVPSGTSVLNGVPVEVTRV
- a CDS encoding 3-deoxy-7-phosphoheptulonate synthase, whose protein sequence is MVLHEIDDVRIQNIRPLMAPEILLEDLPVSDSQNETIFAGRREIERVIDGEDDRLVVIVGPCSIHDPEAGLEYARRLAPLREKYRDDLAIIMRVYFEKPRTTVGWKGLINDPELDGSFSIRNGLRTARRFLLDVTDLGLPTGSEFLDPIMPQFYADLVSWGAIGARTSESQVHRELASGLSMPVGFKNGTYGTVQMAIDAIGAAAGEHHFLSVTKQGIAGIVATNGNPYCHVILRGGTSGPNYDAESIEGVSKLLAAASLPNRIMVDCSHANSGKDHEKQPAVASALAAQVADGNPALFGLMMESFLLDGNQKHSQSQGREGLVYGQSITDKCMSWERTEPIFDELAEAVRKRRAR
- a CDS encoding enoyl-CoA hydratase-related protein, which codes for MAETTTREFCTTEVDGHVLTVTINRPERMNSLHWMANEELGAVFDEFVADPELWVAIITGAGDRAFSAGNDLKYQAQEAGGEMKSGPASGFGGLTGRYDNTKPVIAAVNGVAMGGGFEIALACDLIIASSNAVFALPEPKVGLAALAGGVHRLPRQIGLKRAMGMMLTGRRVSAEEGERLGFVNEVVEPGELMAAARRWADQIAECAPLSVRATKQAAMDGMRHGSVEDAMADKYPAIRDMVKSEDFVEGPLAFAEKRAPNWKGR
- a CDS encoding aspartate aminotransferase family protein; its protein translation is MSTNEEIEKRGQDVLVGNYAPQPIALVRGEGSWLFDAEGNKFLDLMGGIATATLGHANPKLQAALAEQAGKLWHVSNLYTTEPQIQLAERITANSFAEAVYFCNSGAEANEAALKLARRHHHDRGDPRHEIIAFEGAFHGRTLFTVTATGTPAYWEGFGPMVPGVHHATFGDLDSVRALLSEKTAAILVEPIQGEGGIRTAPPGFLQGLRDLADENGCLLMFDEVQVGMGRTGTLFAHEQEGVTPDVMTLAKALGGGIPIGAMATTRTLSKALVPGTHASTFGGNPLACAVACAVFDELFGGVLDHAKAMGERLGDGLAEIAAAAGPEKVLEARGRGLLRGLAMKEAPGAIIDACRERGVLVISAGGNVLRLAPPLTIAADELDHGLRVLRDVLLELA
- a CDS encoding sterol desaturase family protein produces the protein MSPNTRPSRTEDVPLRFGEGRISGLASIFLGACALVAALCFHFPEYLTTPELRAGYPLELLRDLLMGGMLLSVACGALSVFLSRSKRLGLTGIGLTLAAQWLGGANIEIEHTTAPVVSFGFDWLVLALLANTIVFVFIERVWPHDPDQLTLRKEWKLDLLYYAFNHVMISVILICTTFFSEGLFGWAVHDGVQGAVRSLPVLLQFGLVLFVADFAQYWGHRLMHENKWLWNFHAVHHCPARMDWLSGSRIHFAEVLFTRSTVLLPIYLLGFSEAAINAYVVWVGIQGVLIHSNTGLRFGFLEYVFTTPHFHHWHHAADSEAIDKNYAANLPLLDMLFGTYHAGAQDRWPETYGVVGKPLPHGFVSQHLYPFIAKPKRQAEAVEGEGQAGAEAA
- a CDS encoding amino acid permease, with the translated sequence MSRERSGGIGLRAAALLVAGNMIGVGAFTTSGFALADLGSPTQVIVAWVVGGAIALCGALSYAGIAARLPGNGGEYLFLSRAVHPLLGFLAGWVSLFAGFTAPIAVAAHGLEAYLAAALGLEGLPAGLGALAILACGLLHAASRAGGLRLQSGAVAAKLVAIVLFLVLGALAVARPESGTVASTASPPPFQLPAFAVTLVWISFAYSGWNAAVYVAGELDRPTWTLPRALVLGTVAVSLFYVALNAVFVLAAPVEALAGRADVGAVAAEAIGGAWARTALAGIVALGLFTSISAMVMVGPRVYAQMASDGLLPSALAGGDESPRAAIALQVALSVLAYFVADLRALLDYAGFMLGLSAAATVATLFLPAVRRLEGPPVWGAPLVPLVFIGATLGSSAFLVMREPREAAVGLGTVVVGAAVYALMRRERWD